In Fimbriimonadales bacterium, the following are encoded in one genomic region:
- the rsmG gene encoding 16S rRNA (guanine(527)-N(7))-methyltransferase RsmG → MNAKALAEHAEAYGLKLSDVQLQAFALFEKELYLANTRMNLTRVPQEECWARHFLDSLVLNPLIPENAKVLDIGSGAGFPGAVIAIARPDVRVTCLDSSRKATDFLRGLFGSGGAIPVLHEIVVARAEEAAHESRFREAYDFVTGRAIAPFPVQIEISAAFVALRGLFVPLRTPRERNTIRDFPSAKLGLRLFELREIEVKPIEAIRLLPIFEKTERTPDEYPRPWVKMRKHPLRDERKPPSAHGRR, encoded by the coding sequence ATGAATGCGAAAGCGCTTGCAGAACACGCAGAAGCGTACGGGCTCAAACTTTCTGACGTGCAACTGCAAGCCTTCGCACTTTTCGAAAAAGAACTTTATCTTGCGAATACGCGCATGAATCTCACCCGCGTTCCGCAAGAAGAATGCTGGGCGAGGCATTTCTTGGATTCGCTCGTGCTCAATCCTTTGATTCCCGAGAATGCGAAAGTTCTGGATATCGGTAGCGGTGCTGGATTTCCGGGAGCGGTGATAGCGATTGCGCGCCCCGATGTAAGGGTTACTTGTCTCGATTCTTCGCGCAAAGCGACAGATTTTTTACGAGGGTTGTTCGGCAGTGGGGGGGCGATTCCGGTTCTCCACGAAATCGTCGTCGCTCGGGCGGAAGAGGCGGCGCATGAATCACGATTTCGAGAAGCGTACGATTTCGTAACGGGTAGAGCGATTGCACCGTTTCCCGTTCAAATCGAAATCTCGGCGGCATTCGTCGCTCTCCGTGGTTTGTTCGTTCCTTTGCGAACACCGAGAGAGCGAAATACGATTCGCGATTTTCCTTCGGCTAAATTGGGTTTGCGATTGTTCGAACTTCGCGAAATCGAAGTAAAGCCAATCGAAGCGATTCGCTTACTGCCTATTTTCGAAAAGACAGAAAGAACGCCGGATGAATATCCTCGCCCTTGGGTGAAGATGCGTAAACATCCTCTTCGTGACGAACGAAAACCTCCTTCCGCTCACGGAAGGAGGTAG
- the pth gene encoding aminoacyl-tRNA hydrolase encodes MRFFRKRIPIEKPEWVFIGLGNPGTEYEGTRHNVGFEVIDELSKRHGIKLSEWKFQSNYGFGKICGKNVLLAKPMTYMNVSGRAVSSLVKHFSIPFERLVVIYDDMDFEVGEVRIKPKGGPGTHNGMKSIIESLGTEDFPRIRIGIGSPEISGVEHVLSRFEPEEMALITEAIRKAADGCEWIIKEGISNAMNRINKPKEIEKPKESETNR; translated from the coding sequence GTGCGGTTTTTTCGGAAACGAATCCCTATCGAAAAGCCTGAATGGGTTTTCATCGGTCTCGGCAATCCGGGTACTGAATACGAAGGCACTCGCCATAACGTTGGATTCGAGGTCATCGATGAGTTGTCGAAAAGACACGGAATAAAACTCTCCGAATGGAAATTTCAGTCGAATTATGGCTTCGGGAAAATTTGCGGGAAGAACGTTTTGCTCGCAAAACCGATGACGTATATGAATGTTTCCGGTCGTGCTGTGAGTTCGTTGGTTAAACATTTTTCGATTCCTTTCGAAAGGCTTGTCGTGATTTATGACGATATGGATTTCGAAGTCGGAGAAGTGCGCATTAAACCGAAGGGCGGTCCCGGAACGCATAACGGAATGAAAAGCATCATCGAAAGTTTGGGAACGGAGGATTTTCCTCGTATAAGAATCGGAATCGGTTCACCGGAAATTAGCGGCGTGGAACATGTATTGAGTCGTTTCGAACCGGAAGAAATGGCATTGATTACAGAGGCGATTCGGAAAGCAGCGGACGGATGCGAATGGATTATAAAAGAAGGGATATCGAACGCGATGAATCGCATCAATAAACCCAAAGAAATCGAAAAACCCAAAGAGAGCGAAACGAATCGTTGA
- a CDS encoding type II secretion system protein, with the protein MYKSTPPKRFINKTVQIDEMRRAFTLIELLVTLAIIAVLVGITYPVILASKAKGRESACIQYFKQIGAALQLYRGDYDDKMPERLSHLFPTYVNEPNVFHCPSDPKAGKYKGTDRLEGTRFLPTGVSYTWVPMWHAAIEWGWWNPWPNRGAGNWGDMTPVSECHWHWAKTFNEVWVQDKIKGAQGQVFLLTAGASLFRWPASNPLQNFDPEN; encoded by the coding sequence ATGTATAAAAGCACTCCACCGAAACGCTTTATAAACAAAACAGTCCAAATTGATGAGATGCGACGAGCATTCACGCTCATCGAGTTGCTGGTCACTCTGGCGATTATTGCGGTTCTAGTGGGAATCACCTATCCGGTCATCCTCGCATCGAAGGCGAAGGGTCGAGAATCGGCATGCATCCAATATTTCAAGCAAATCGGTGCCGCACTGCAACTCTATCGCGGCGATTATGACGACAAGATGCCTGAACGGCTCAGTCACCTTTTTCCCACTTATGTAAACGAGCCGAATGTTTTTCACTGCCCGAGTGACCCGAAGGCAGGGAAATATAAGGGAACTGACCGCTTAGAAGGTACGCGCTTCTTGCCTACGGGGGTTAGTTACACATGGGTGCCGATGTGGCATGCGGCAATCGAGTGGGGGTGGTGGAATCCTTGGCCCAATAGAGGCGCAGGAAATTGGGGAGATATGACGCCCGTATCGGAATGCCATTGGCATTGGGCGAAAACTTTCAATGAGGTTTGGGTTCAAGACAAAATTAAAGGCGCACAAGGTCAAGTCTTTCTCCTTACCGCTGGCGCATCGCTCTTTCGCTGGCCTGCGAGCAATCCGCTCCAAAACTTCGACCCCGAAAACTAA
- a CDS encoding insulinase family protein, whose product MSTIHFVTLFSTLEILRLSNGIPVLVQKDASSEYLVVQAVVRTSNLPPSEIVGMEILAEAMIQETQNITPQRLSALTYLLGGNAHVFYKDGAIVFEIVTIPSYYSTAIGVLSEVLLYQDFSEENLRVASEKVQRRHRILNSDPIRSLLSRFRMALNIEFSPPSSLNEAYAKSLYFKNFHPGQIAFSIVGNISSEAIAKRLNQSFGYWKSSVSFNSSISSSGTPPRMNKRQTSTRPQEGDDTTQFHLSAVAVSGPPVSSAEFPAWLVVMNAIGGGKSSRMQSNIRYKMAWAYASGVTFSFRHDKSWAIFYCLFRKTSDSLEKARKRTEELEKLITSSKNGFTEEETERAVRYTAGCYIAGESNPYDSSSFGSGHHSASEKAFWVAWWELEGAGARMDTLFLEKIDSLTKEDLNKSIRKWVNNPSTFTY is encoded by the coding sequence ATGAGCACCATCCATTTTGTAACTCTTTTCTCGACCTTGGAAATTCTTCGACTTTCCAACGGCATTCCCGTTTTGGTGCAAAAGGATGCTTCTTCGGAATATTTAGTTGTTCAAGCCGTTGTGCGAACGAGCAACCTCCCCCCCTCCGAAATCGTGGGTATGGAGATTCTTGCGGAAGCGATGATTCAAGAAACCCAAAACATCACCCCGCAAAGGCTAAGCGCATTGACATACCTTTTGGGAGGAAATGCGCATGTGTTTTACAAAGACGGTGCAATCGTCTTCGAAATCGTTACGATTCCTTCTTACTATTCCACGGCAATCGGTGTTTTATCCGAAGTGCTTCTTTATCAGGATTTTTCCGAAGAGAACCTGCGAGTTGCTTCGGAGAAGGTTCAACGAAGGCATCGAATTCTCAACAGCGACCCGATTCGCTCACTGTTGTCTCGTTTTCGTATGGCATTGAACATCGAATTCTCACCCCCCTCGTCGCTAAATGAGGCTTACGCAAAAAGCCTTTATTTCAAAAACTTTCATCCAGGGCAAATCGCTTTTAGCATAGTGGGCAATATCTCTTCGGAAGCAATTGCCAAGCGGTTGAATCAATCCTTCGGTTATTGGAAATCTTCTGTTAGCTTTAACTCTTCTATCAGTTCCAGTGGTACCCCCCCTCGCATGAATAAGCGACAAACCTCGACTCGTCCGCAGGAAGGGGATGATACGACTCAATTCCATCTTTCCGCAGTTGCTGTTTCGGGTCCTCCTGTCTCTTCTGCGGAATTTCCTGCGTGGCTCGTCGTTATGAACGCTATAGGGGGGGGAAAGTCGAGCAGAATGCAATCTAATATCCGCTACAAAATGGCTTGGGCTTATGCGAGTGGTGTTACATTTTCTTTTCGTCACGATAAAAGTTGGGCAATTTTTTATTGTCTATTTCGAAAAACTTCCGACTCTTTAGAAAAAGCCCGAAAAAGAACAGAGGAACTCGAAAAGTTGATAACCTCTTCGAAAAATGGTTTTACGGAAGAGGAAACGGAGCGAGCAGTTCGTTATACAGCGGGATGTTACATTGCTGGTGAAAGCAATCCCTATGATTCTTCATCGTTCGGAAGCGGACATCACTCGGCATCTGAAAAAGCATTTTGGGTGGCTTGGTGGGAACTCGAAGGTGCAGGGGCGAGAATGGATACGCTCTTCTTGGAAAAAATCGATTCCCTCACGAAAGAGGATTTGAACAAATCCATACGAAAATGGGTGAACAACCCGTCTACATTTACGTATTGA
- a CDS encoding pitrilysin family protein: protein MLKPAHFGYCRFLVSFLVPKLCLGTSRTFISKFNLIFSVLLLFSQVQAQTPEKSEHILKNGTRIVTVNIPNANYFSAQIFIRAGSVYETPETNGLHHLLEHLYFRNLDSKDSFGVLDSKFEVLGCVANAFTYREFSRIVVEGPIESLYDAIKYLGDFFRNEFSEQFVKNEIEVIEEEIALQSADLNRVAEWALWEAAFSKSAWSLRTCGDPAKLKEVTKGQLLETARKILTGGNIAVVIAGKFDSRKTIELLTPEFENFPSGNIPSSPPLPEITPLRRSLKSHWKESLIGIGFRASGFDNPEAYFATRIIMEVLCGRFGRFRNAGLDVHFNYDLSESGTLLTLFVREGLANSENLEARTRKILDDLEKNGITKKEFDDAKRYLQAQEKLIAQSPKDIAFLLGLSTLFRKDDVSLSAKKYYSELTLDTVKRFASRFASNNAVFIVWEK, encoded by the coding sequence ATGCTAAAACCTGCACATTTTGGTTATTGTAGATTTCTCGTTAGCTTTCTCGTTCCGAAACTCTGTTTAGGAACGTCAAGAACATTTATCTCGAAATTCAATCTAATTTTTAGCGTCTTACTTCTTTTTTCCCAAGTCCAAGCACAAACTCCGGAAAAGAGCGAGCATATTTTAAAAAACGGAACGAGAATCGTTACCGTAAATATTCCCAATGCGAACTATTTCTCTGCTCAGATTTTCATTCGGGCTGGCTCGGTATATGAAACACCTGAAACGAATGGCTTGCATCACCTCCTGGAACATCTCTATTTTCGAAATTTGGATTCGAAAGATTCCTTCGGTGTTTTGGACTCTAAATTCGAAGTGTTGGGGTGCGTTGCAAACGCTTTTACATATCGCGAATTTTCAAGAATAGTTGTCGAGGGACCGATCGAATCCCTATACGATGCAATAAAATACCTCGGTGATTTTTTTCGAAATGAATTCTCTGAGCAGTTCGTAAAAAATGAAATCGAGGTCATCGAAGAGGAGATTGCACTACAATCAGCAGACCTCAATCGTGTGGCGGAATGGGCGCTTTGGGAAGCGGCGTTTTCGAAAAGTGCGTGGAGTTTGAGAACTTGCGGAGATCCTGCGAAATTAAAGGAAGTTACGAAAGGACAATTGCTCGAAACAGCAAGAAAAATTCTTACGGGGGGGAATATCGCCGTGGTGATAGCAGGGAAATTCGATTCGCGCAAAACCATCGAACTCCTAACACCCGAATTCGAAAATTTCCCATCAGGAAACATTCCATCATCTCCCCCTCTGCCTGAGATCACTCCGCTTCGTCGTTCTTTGAAGTCACATTGGAAAGAATCGCTTATCGGCATCGGATTCAGGGCGAGTGGGTTCGATAACCCTGAAGCGTATTTCGCCACACGAATCATCATGGAGGTGTTATGCGGCAGATTCGGACGTTTTCGAAATGCCGGGCTCGATGTTCATTTCAATTACGACCTTTCCGAAAGCGGAACCCTTCTAACTTTGTTTGTAAGAGAAGGGCTTGCGAATTCAGAAAACCTCGAGGCGAGAACGCGAAAGATATTGGACGATTTAGAAAAAAATGGCATTACGAAAAAAGAGTTCGACGACGCAAAGCGATACTTACAAGCGCAAGAGAAACTCATCGCACAATCTCCGAAAGACATTGCGTTTCTTTTAGGGCTTTCCACACTTTTTCGAAAAGATGATGTTAGCCTCTCTGCGAAAAAATACTATTCAGAATTGACTTTGGACACGGTGAAACGTTTCGCTTCCCGATTTGCTTCGAACAATGCAGTTTTTATCGTTTGGGAGAAATGA
- a CDS encoding exosortase-associated EpsI family protein: protein MLLRVKLALLLFVVAGSAALLITPREYPEKTEVWMQQILPRELPGYNHASEVKMDKRTYDILEPFGIVGHSYFGPDGRIYEYVVVAGNNRLSFHDPQICFQAQSWKLVDPKRSYAEIPAMGGKVPVTIMGVKREAQSGTAMYFYKTPFRLTHSPSWMPIDLTFAKLMLKENVDGQFYRFILTPSGASVEEDLKALSHFANTLFTEIAKAREGTYFVYKR from the coding sequence TTGCTCCTGCGAGTTAAATTGGCTTTGCTCCTCTTCGTGGTCGCTGGCAGTGCGGCGCTTCTTATCACTCCACGAGAATATCCGGAGAAAACAGAAGTTTGGATGCAACAAATCCTGCCGCGCGAGCTCCCAGGTTACAATCACGCATCCGAAGTGAAAATGGACAAACGTACCTACGATATCCTCGAGCCATTCGGAATCGTAGGGCACAGTTATTTCGGCCCGGATGGACGCATCTACGAATATGTCGTTGTAGCAGGGAACAACAGGCTTTCTTTTCATGACCCGCAGATTTGTTTCCAAGCACAAAGTTGGAAGCTCGTCGACCCGAAACGCAGTTATGCAGAAATTCCCGCTATGGGGGGGAAAGTTCCTGTAACGATCATGGGTGTAAAGCGAGAGGCACAGTCGGGCACGGCGATGTATTTTTACAAGACTCCCTTCCGGCTTACGCACAGCCCATCCTGGATGCCGATCGATTTGACGTTTGCCAAACTCATGCTGAAGGAGAATGTGGATGGGCAGTTTTATCGCTTCATCTTAACTCCGAGCGGTGCGAGTGTAGAAGAGGATTTGAAAGCCCTGAGTCATTTCGCAAATACGCTTTTTACAGAAATCGCTAAAGCGCGCGAAGGGACATACTTCGTCTATAAAAGATAA
- a CDS encoding exosortase/archaeosortase family protein, with protein sequence MAKPETEKKEIKSTPVEPPLSSDGEGEKHTDEVVLPILGIRLPRAILPWLIIALFAALLLGWSFLTSLPPMWFDDEGYYSHGILVPFMALAVIYMRREQIRKQPIGSSWLGFAVMIIGLGMVLEGRSIGNMSISGFGFILSLIGGVYFAFGKHIGRICLAPFLFLVFMMPFLGYIIDLTTNRLQIMSTVVASKMLSLVGFQNMIPDGFPTLILMDHYELNIGGPCSGFKLILSLTAFTTFFVMISSLGLWRDIFLFAITIPLALLINGLRIMLIGIVGEFGTINPGAWWAVKMREWGKNSDVGLVFHDYSGYITLIVCFIILHYIVKLLERRPSVAPAS encoded by the coding sequence ATGGCTAAACCGGAAACTGAAAAGAAAGAAATAAAATCAACCCCAGTAGAGCCCCCCCTCTCGTCCGATGGAGAGGGAGAAAAGCATACGGACGAAGTCGTCCTCCCGATTTTAGGAATTCGTCTTCCTCGTGCGATTCTTCCTTGGCTGATTATTGCGCTTTTTGCCGCGTTGCTTTTGGGATGGAGTTTCCTTACTTCTTTGCCCCCGATGTGGTTCGATGACGAAGGCTACTATTCGCATGGAATTTTAGTGCCGTTTATGGCTCTTGCAGTAATTTACATGCGCCGTGAGCAAATTCGTAAACAGCCCATCGGTTCATCGTGGTTAGGGTTCGCGGTGATGATCATCGGTTTGGGAATGGTACTCGAAGGTCGAAGCATAGGCAACATGTCTATATCCGGTTTCGGTTTTATTCTTTCTTTGATAGGCGGAGTGTATTTCGCATTCGGGAAACATATCGGAAGAATTTGTTTGGCTCCGTTTTTGTTCCTCGTTTTTATGATGCCTTTTTTAGGTTATATCATCGATTTGACGACGAATCGTCTTCAGATCATGTCTACGGTGGTGGCATCGAAGATGCTCTCACTCGTAGGATTTCAAAACATGATTCCGGATGGATTCCCCACTCTCATTCTCATGGACCATTACGAATTGAACATCGGTGGTCCTTGCAGTGGCTTCAAACTCATTCTCTCGCTCACGGCGTTCACTACGTTTTTCGTGATGATTTCCAGTTTAGGACTTTGGAGGGACATTTTTCTTTTCGCGATTACGATTCCGTTGGCTCTTTTGATAAACGGTTTGCGAATCATGCTGATTGGAATCGTGGGAGAGTTCGGGACAATCAATCCAGGAGCATGGTGGGCAGTGAAAATGAGAGAGTGGGGGAAAAATTCCGATGTCGGATTGGTATTTCATGACTACAGCGGTTACATCACGCTGATCGTGTGCTTTATCATTCTCCATTACATCGTAAAACTTTTAGAAAGGAGGCCGAGCGTTGCTCCTGCGAGTTAA
- a CDS encoding exopolysaccharide biosynthesis polyprenyl glycosylphosphotransferase: MAVETNVSPSYAHRIPRTKIPYYFWKRVLDVIGSSLLILALSPLLIAIALAVKFSSPGPIIYKQTRVGRYGKEFQFLKFRSMYVDADKRLEELLKSNEKEGPIFKMKNDPRVTPLGRFLRHYSLDELPQLFNVLFGDMSLVGPRPPLPREVAQYDDKALRRLSVTPGITCLWQICGRSDTTFEEWVALDDFYVEHMSFWLDLKILLKTPFAVIRGEGAY, translated from the coding sequence ATGGCAGTAGAAACCAACGTATCTCCGTCTTATGCTCACCGAATTCCGCGCACTAAAATTCCTTATTACTTTTGGAAGCGCGTGTTGGATGTCATTGGCAGTTCATTGCTCATCCTCGCGCTTTCACCTTTATTGATTGCCATTGCGCTTGCGGTGAAATTCTCCAGTCCGGGTCCGATTATCTATAAACAAACGAGAGTAGGACGCTATGGAAAAGAATTTCAGTTTTTGAAATTTCGCTCGATGTATGTGGACGCGGACAAACGCCTCGAAGAATTGTTGAAAAGCAACGAAAAAGAAGGTCCGATTTTTAAAATGAAAAACGACCCGAGAGTCACACCTTTGGGTCGGTTTTTGCGCCATTACAGTTTGGACGAACTTCCGCAATTATTCAACGTTTTGTTCGGAGATATGAGTTTGGTAGGTCCTCGCCCCCCTCTTCCGCGTGAAGTCGCTCAATACGATGATAAAGCATTACGACGTTTGAGTGTAACGCCAGGAATCACTTGTTTGTGGCAGATTTGTGGTCGCAGTGATACGACCTTCGAAGAATGGGTGGCTTTGGACGATTTTTATGTCGAGCATATGTCCTTTTGGTTAGATTTGAAAATCCTGTTAAAAACACCTTTTGCGGTTATCCGAGGAGAAGGGGCATACTGA
- a CDS encoding polysaccharide biosynthesis tyrosine autokinase yields the protein MGRGKFLRSLRLRWWMLFLIVVPITLGTFVYSEFIVPTLYEGFITVADRRDIDINIPPIYPDQAFGRGVNEQEIRVINLANTVGSYSVLKAAFDELVQRRIKDAGTVSERRFFRDVEIVPLRGSEFLSVSYIGKNLEESKIVIETIRDKLLHHYSNLNYQVAERHVRFIEEQLNEQKAIYEKKLQEQKEFMEMYPQAAGFEVNTSGLVARYNAARANLMEALKNEAVAAASLAHARSWAGRPETEPVELVANNPNPIYNDILGRIKNTETALEVLQERYGPNHPSVIQAKQTLESDRKLLSETPKYFVTSSNPEVGQLESERIRNVYTSQQALSAARAEVARSRKEVAELQAELDRLPVIQKELTRLNAEIRAQAETVTNLAEKVEEARIRAKQHEIRGLYFLDDPQVKEVDRRTVLKTLIAFFLSSVVAISLIASLGQFDQSTYTPLEAENSLGFPVLAALPRSGQQRINPELEAPTPLAASYQILSTQLMAIKEKLNGPGVLVAAAEPNSGRSTVAANLAISLARDGSRVLLIDADLRSPSLHEHFGLENRAGLAEVLTGQASLEQVVQATGVEGLLFLAAGQPPVNPVRLFHSEAMEQLIEQISKGVDFVIFDSPSGSTFGDSLVLAELVQNVILVHEAGRPASMAEYDFHKSLERMNVNIIGMVLNKTRLEDSPSFQHYRRNYASAISRYHPTAARAALTAGQKKLTDKPKQYGRPGGDEEE from the coding sequence ATGGGTCGTGGAAAATTCTTAAGATCACTAAGACTACGATGGTGGATGCTTTTTCTTATCGTCGTTCCCATCACTTTAGGAACGTTCGTGTATTCGGAGTTTATTGTCCCCACCCTTTATGAAGGCTTTATTACTGTTGCGGACCGACGCGACATAGATATCAATATTCCTCCGATTTATCCCGACCAAGCATTTGGCAGAGGCGTGAACGAACAAGAAATTCGCGTTATTAACCTTGCGAATACCGTCGGTTCTTATTCTGTATTGAAAGCGGCATTCGATGAACTCGTTCAGAGGAGGATAAAAGACGCAGGAACGGTTTCCGAAAGACGTTTCTTCCGCGATGTAGAGATTGTTCCTCTTCGAGGTTCCGAATTTCTTTCTGTAAGTTATATCGGAAAAAATCTCGAAGAATCGAAAATCGTGATTGAAACGATTCGCGACAAACTGCTTCATCACTACTCGAACCTCAACTACCAAGTTGCAGAAAGACATGTTCGGTTTATAGAAGAACAACTTAACGAGCAAAAGGCTATCTACGAGAAAAAACTCCAAGAGCAAAAAGAATTCATGGAGATGTATCCCCAAGCAGCGGGGTTCGAAGTGAATACGAGCGGACTCGTTGCTCGATACAACGCCGCGCGAGCGAACTTGATGGAGGCATTAAAGAATGAAGCGGTAGCAGCAGCATCTCTCGCTCATGCGCGATCCTGGGCGGGAAGACCCGAAACAGAGCCCGTGGAATTAGTTGCCAACAATCCCAACCCTATTTATAACGACATTTTGGGTCGAATTAAAAATACGGAAACCGCACTTGAAGTTTTACAAGAGCGATACGGTCCGAATCACCCTTCTGTTATCCAAGCAAAACAAACCCTCGAAAGTGACCGAAAACTTTTATCGGAAACACCGAAATATTTCGTAACCTCATCGAATCCCGAAGTTGGTCAATTGGAATCGGAGCGTATTCGTAACGTTTATACTTCTCAACAAGCGTTGAGCGCTGCACGTGCAGAAGTTGCACGTTCGAGAAAAGAAGTCGCAGAACTCCAAGCAGAATTAGACCGCTTGCCCGTGATACAAAAAGAACTCACACGTTTAAATGCCGAGATTCGCGCTCAAGCGGAAACCGTTACGAACTTAGCAGAAAAGGTCGAAGAGGCGAGAATCCGTGCAAAACAACATGAAATTCGAGGACTTTATTTCCTGGATGACCCTCAAGTAAAAGAAGTGGATAGAAGAACAGTGTTAAAAACTTTAATTGCCTTTTTCTTGTCCTCCGTAGTCGCGATTTCATTGATTGCGAGTTTAGGACAGTTCGACCAATCTACTTACACCCCGTTGGAAGCGGAAAACAGTTTGGGATTCCCAGTGCTTGCTGCTTTGCCTCGCAGTGGGCAGCAAAGAATCAATCCTGAACTCGAAGCCCCCACCCCTCTCGCTGCGAGTTATCAGATTCTTTCTACGCAACTCATGGCGATAAAAGAAAAACTCAACGGTCCGGGGGTTTTGGTCGCTGCGGCTGAACCTAATTCTGGGCGTTCGACTGTAGCTGCAAATTTGGCGATAAGCTTGGCACGCGACGGGTCGAGAGTACTTTTAATAGATGCCGATTTGCGCTCTCCGAGTTTGCATGAACATTTCGGATTAGAAAATCGCGCAGGTCTTGCAGAAGTTCTCACCGGTCAAGCCTCTCTCGAACAAGTTGTACAGGCAACGGGTGTGGAAGGACTTCTTTTCTTAGCCGCAGGACAGCCACCCGTCAATCCTGTTCGCCTTTTCCACAGCGAAGCCATGGAGCAACTGATTGAACAAATCAGCAAAGGCGTAGATTTCGTGATATTCGACAGCCCATCCGGAAGCACGTTTGGCGATAGTTTAGTTTTGGCAGAGTTAGTTCAAAACGTAATCCTTGTTCACGAAGCCGGTCGCCCCGCTTCTATGGCGGAATACGATTTCCATAAGAGTTTAGAGAGAATGAACGTGAATATCATCGGTATGGTGCTCAACAAAACCAGACTCGAGGATTCGCCTTCGTTCCAGCATTATCGTCGCAACTACGCTTCTGCAATCAGCCGCTATCATCCTACAGCGGCGAGAGCAGCGCTCACAGCGGGACAAAAGAAACTTACGGACAAACCGAAGCAATACGGAAGACCCGGTGGCGACGAAGAGGAATAA
- a CDS encoding polysaccharide biosynthesis/export family protein, producing the protein MRNLFKKTYKATLFLIIFVCSVSVLAQADLRSYRLQPEDIIAIRVYNEQDLSLDAQVGMDGTISYPFLGFIKVAGKTVSEVQNYIRNELIAQGYYKDPKVSVNIIRFRVLRASVVGIAQKPGQYEFKPGDRLLSLLAQAGGVVPGRSQLKRATLIRRGSVEQVPIDLKAMLERGDLSQNYELQDGDVLNIPEDTMNKVNVIGAVATPRTIEWRENMTLADAISSAGGEIPYKTKLSAVQIQRVDPSQPGGYYSFRVNFIKFLKDNDFSQNPFLEPGDVVYVPSTSTPDFNRLSQVANIVFVIQSITQRNFFFKPF; encoded by the coding sequence ATGAGAAACCTATTTAAAAAAACGTATAAAGCAACGCTTTTCTTGATTATTTTTGTTTGCTCGGTATCTGTTTTAGCACAGGCAGATTTGCGAAGCTACCGCCTCCAACCGGAAGATATCATTGCTATCCGTGTCTATAACGAGCAAGATTTATCCCTGGATGCTCAAGTGGGGATGGACGGAACGATTAGTTATCCTTTTTTGGGTTTTATCAAGGTTGCAGGGAAAACCGTCTCGGAGGTTCAAAACTATATTCGAAATGAACTCATCGCCCAGGGATACTACAAAGACCCCAAGGTTAGTGTCAACATCATTCGGTTTCGTGTTCTTCGCGCCAGTGTAGTAGGCATAGCCCAAAAGCCAGGACAATACGAATTCAAACCAGGTGATAGATTGCTCTCTTTATTGGCTCAGGCGGGTGGAGTCGTTCCCGGTCGGTCGCAATTGAAACGAGCGACTCTCATTCGTAGGGGAAGTGTTGAACAAGTTCCGATAGACTTGAAAGCAATGCTCGAGCGTGGCGATCTTTCCCAAAACTATGAATTGCAAGATGGTGACGTTCTGAACATTCCGGAAGACACCATGAACAAAGTAAACGTCATAGGGGCTGTGGCAACACCGAGAACTATCGAGTGGCGGGAAAATATGACTCTGGCAGATGCAATTTCGAGCGCTGGTGGGGAAATCCCTTATAAGACAAAACTTTCGGCTGTGCAGATTCAAAGGGTAGACCCTTCTCAGCCGGGAGGATATTACAGTTTCCGAGTTAATTTTATTAAGTTTTTGAAAGATAATGATTTTTCGCAAAATCCCTTTTTGGAGCCAGGAGATGTCGTTTACGTCCCTTCGACTTCAACCCCAGATTTCAACCGTCTCAGCCAAGTTGCAAACATCGTTTTCGTTATCCAAAGTATCACGCAAAGGAACTTCTTCTTCAAACCGTTCTAA